The following are encoded together in the Poseidonibacter lekithochrous genome:
- a CDS encoding 6-carboxytetrahydropterin synthase, with protein sequence MHWKISKEFDFCYGHRVWSQTLNTEFSLDPCLKCRHLHGHQGKILVYLEAAELKDGMVTDFKHLNWFKLFLDDVLDHKFVLDINDPLFHTLIPNVKKEELIKFPEGHSIVDLTKFKDDETHMIELYEGYVIVDFVPTSENLSAWFLKIVQKKMDKLGVKVSHIEFLETPKSKSTFYA encoded by the coding sequence ATGCATTGGAAAATTTCAAAAGAGTTTGATTTTTGTTATGGACATAGAGTTTGGTCACAAACTTTAAATACTGAATTTTCGTTAGATCCTTGTTTAAAATGTAGACATTTGCATGGACACCAAGGTAAAATTTTAGTTTATTTAGAAGCGGCCGAGTTAAAAGATGGAATGGTTACAGATTTTAAACATCTAAATTGGTTTAAACTTTTTTTAGATGATGTATTAGATCACAAATTTGTACTTGATATTAATGACCCCCTATTTCATACATTAATTCCAAATGTAAAAAAAGAGGAACTTATTAAATTCCCCGAAGGTCACTCTATAGTTGATTTGACAAAATTCAAAGATGATGAAACTCATATGATTGAATTATATGAAGGTTATGTAATTGTAGATTTTGTACCAACTAGTGAAAACCTTTCAGCATGGTTTTTAAAAATTGTTCAAAAGAAAATGGATAAATTAGGTGTTAAAGTATCACATATAGAGTTTTTAGAAACACCGAAAAGTAAAAGTACTTTTTATGCTTGA
- the queC gene encoding 7-cyano-7-deazaguanine synthase QueC translates to MSNIPTRKAICILSGGMDSTLASYIAKNDGYEIIAVHFNYGQRTEKRELQAFRNICEDLKISEKYEIDIPFFTQIGASALTDASIDIPVDGVEEGVPVTYVPFRNGIFLSITAAIAEKEKAEAMYIGVVQEDSSGYPDCTDEFISDITKAINQGTKESTNIEIKTPLVHLTKSQIVTKALELNVPLKHTWSCYKEEDEACGVCDSCRLRLNGFKLANTTDPIPYKA, encoded by the coding sequence ATGAGTAACATACCAACTAGAAAAGCAATATGTATTCTAAGTGGTGGAATGGATTCCACTTTAGCTTCGTATATTGCAAAAAATGATGGATATGAAATTATCGCTGTTCATTTTAATTATGGACAAAGAACTGAAAAAAGAGAATTACAAGCATTCAGAAATATTTGTGAAGATTTAAAAATTAGTGAAAAATATGAAATTGATATTCCATTCTTCACACAAATTGGTGCAAGCGCATTAACTGATGCTAGTATTGATATTCCAGTTGATGGAGTTGAAGAAGGTGTTCCAGTAACTTATGTACCATTTAGAAATGGTATTTTTCTTTCAATTACAGCTGCAATTGCTGAAAAAGAAAAAGCTGAAGCTATGTATATAGGTGTTGTTCAAGAAGACTCTTCTGGATATCCTGATTGTACAGATGAATTTATTTCAGATATTACAAAAGCAATTAATCAAGGTACAAAAGAATCAACAAACATTGAGATTAAAACACCATTAGTTCATTTAACTAAATCACAAATTGTTACTAAAGCATTAGAATTAAATGTTCCATTAAAACATACTTGGTCTTGTTATAAAGAAGAAGATGAAGCTTGTGGAGTATGTGACTCTTGTAGATTAAGATTAAATGGTTTTAAATTAGCTAATACAACTGATCCAATTCCTTATAAGGCTTAA
- a CDS encoding molybdopterin molybdotransferase MoeA, translated as MAISVEKVFEEISNITHQLDFEIIPIENAQNRVSASALYATSELPRFNNSAMDGYAIIHENKDEELEVIDTIFAGDDNTNLIKTNTCIKIMTGARVPENATAIIPKEDTEKLNDNKIKIIKNVKEFQHIRFIGEDIKKNELLLNKGDLVNFSKVTLLASQGISHIKVYKKPKIVVFASGEELKLHYEKAQAHQIYNSNTPTFISRAQELGCEVTFIGQAKDTIESIKELIQNSLNADLIITSGGVSVGDADFTKAAFNELDFKTIFDGIIIKPGKPTVFGKIGKTFILNLPGNPLASALIFEMFGKNIVQKLQGSNEIFHNFIETKLSNDLFNKKGRITIIPGNFDGAKFEVAQKRSPGMVSVLSSCNSMIILDENVEKLQKDALVKILPIDWKFFTEKKKDFLTYE; from the coding sequence ATGGCTATTAGTGTAGAGAAAGTATTTGAAGAAATTTCGAATATTACACATCAATTAGATTTCGAAATAATCCCTATTGAAAATGCTCAAAACAGGGTAAGTGCATCGGCATTATACGCTACGAGCGAACTTCCACGATTTAACAATTCAGCAATGGATGGTTATGCAATTATTCATGAAAATAAAGATGAAGAATTAGAAGTTATAGATACTATTTTTGCAGGTGATGATAATACAAATTTAATAAAAACAAATACTTGTATTAAAATCATGACGGGTGCTAGAGTACCTGAAAATGCAACAGCAATTATTCCAAAAGAAGATACTGAAAAACTTAATGATAATAAAATAAAAATTATAAAAAACGTAAAAGAATTTCAACATATTAGATTTATTGGTGAAGATATTAAAAAAAACGAATTATTACTTAACAAAGGCGATTTAGTTAACTTTTCAAAAGTAACTTTATTAGCTTCTCAAGGTATCTCACATATTAAAGTTTATAAAAAACCAAAAATTGTAGTTTTTGCAAGTGGTGAAGAATTAAAACTTCACTATGAAAAAGCACAAGCTCATCAAATTTATAATTCAAATACCCCTACTTTCATTTCAAGAGCTCAAGAGCTTGGTTGTGAAGTAACATTTATTGGTCAGGCAAAAGATACTATTGAATCAATTAAAGAATTAATACAAAACTCTTTGAATGCTGATTTAATTATTACATCAGGAGGAGTTTCTGTAGGAGATGCTGATTTTACAAAAGCAGCTTTTAATGAACTTGATTTTAAAACAATTTTTGATGGAATTATTATTAAACCAGGAAAACCAACTGTATTTGGAAAAATTGGAAAAACATTCATTTTAAATCTTCCTGGAAATCCTTTGGCTTCTGCACTTATATTTGAAATGTTTGGTAAAAACATTGTTCAAAAATTGCAAGGTTCAAATGAGATCTTTCATAACTTTATTGAAACAAAATTAAGTAATGATTTATTCAATAAAAAAGGAAGAATTACAATAATTCCAGGTAACTTTGATGGAGCTAAATTTGAAGTAGCACAAAAAAGAAGTCCAGGAATGGTATCTGTACTTTCTTCTTGTAACTCAATGATTATTTTAGATGAAAATGTAGAAAAACTACAAAAAGATGCCTTAGTTAAAATTTTACCAATAGATTGGAAATTCTTTACAGAAAAGAAAAAGGACTTTTTAACATATGAGTAA
- a CDS encoding 16S rRNA (uracil(1498)-N(3))-methyltransferase — MQFSFHDSCGNDNLTINDDVYKYLIKARRHKVDDEIYFRNLKDDYIYLYKVDSISRKDAFLSLISKEEKIIKNKTNLHIGWCLVDPKTVEKYIASLNELGVDKITFIFCEYSQNNFKINIEKLNRILINSSSQCGRSNIIKLETSDSLSDFVQKNEDVYFLDFSDTNIEDKKSDIKTLVLGCEGGFSEDERFTFNKDNIVGFDSSLILRSETAITAAASKILI, encoded by the coding sequence ATGCAATTTTCTTTTCATGATTCATGTGGAAATGATAATCTTACTATTAATGATGATGTATATAAATATTTAATTAAAGCTAGAAGACATAAAGTAGACGATGAGATTTATTTTAGAAATTTAAAAGATGATTATATCTATCTTTATAAAGTAGATTCAATTTCTAGAAAAGATGCTTTTTTGTCTTTAATTTCAAAAGAAGAGAAAATTATAAAAAATAAAACTAATTTACATATTGGTTGGTGTTTAGTAGATCCTAAAACTGTGGAGAAGTATATAGCTTCTTTAAACGAATTAGGAGTAGATAAAATCACTTTTATTTTTTGTGAATATTCTCAAAATAATTTCAAAATAAATATTGAAAAATTAAATAGAATTTTAATAAATTCTTCTTCTCAATGTGGTAGATCTAATATTATAAAACTTGAAACTAGTGATAGTTTAAGTGACTTTGTTCAAAAGAATGAAGATGTTTATTTTCTTGATTTCTCAGATACAAATATTGAAGATAAAAAAAGTGATATAAAAACTTTAGTACTTGGTTGTGAAGGTGGTTTTTCTGAAGATGAAAGATTTACTTTTAATAAAGACAATATAGTCGGATTTGATTCTTCATTAATCTTACGTAGTGAAACTGCTATTACAGCAGCAGCTTCAAAAATATTAATATAA
- a CDS encoding c-type cytochrome has translation MRELKILAVVVALTLITYWGVEPYAHHEMHPKVAPADYTFADVQKDVADVKGLTGNATSGEALVTANCTACHAIEAKGFPQVMDNASSAAAYGVTPPDLGTAGKLYNADYLAAFIKDPAKAAKTSHKFEDGAAHPMPGYGWMQPQEIADMVAYLQSIAPKEMTNKEVFTDACQRCHAIKYADMKNGTMASFTPDADIKRYMGKLPPDLSQYIRSRGDAYLTTFINDPQKHLEGTAMPRVGLTEDSQKQVVTYLEEVGDSKKQEREELGPKFLIYALIFAIFGFLWKAKQWREVH, from the coding sequence ATGAGAGAATTAAAAATATTAGCAGTAGTAGTAGCATTAACGCTAATTACTTACTGGGGTGTTGAGCCTTACGCACACCACGAAATGCATCCAAAAGTAGCTCCAGCTGATTATACATTTGCAGACGTTCAAAAGGACGTTGCAGATGTTAAAGGTTTAACTGGAAATGCAACAAGTGGTGAAGCTTTAGTTACAGCTAACTGTACTGCTTGTCACGCAATTGAAGCTAAAGGTTTCCCTCAAGTTATGGATAACGCTAGTTCAGCTGCGGCTTACGGTGTTACTCCTCCTGATTTAGGAACTGCTGGTAAATTATATAATGCTGACTATTTAGCTGCATTTATTAAAGATCCTGCAAAAGCTGCAAAAACATCTCATAAATTTGAAGATGGTGCTGCACATCCAATGCCAGGTTATGGTTGGATGCAACCACAAGAAATTGCTGATATGGTAGCTTATTTACAGTCTATTGCACCAAAAGAAATGACAAACAAAGAAGTATTTACTGATGCTTGTCAAAGATGTCACGCTATTAAATATGCTGATATGAAAAATGGTACAATGGCTTCATTTACTCCTGATGCTGATATTAAAAGATATATGGGGAAATTACCACCAGATTTATCTCAATACATCAGATCTAGAGGTGATGCATACTTAACTACATTCATCAATGACCCTCAAAAACACTTAGAAGGTACAGCTATGCCTAGAGTTGGATTAACTGAAGACTCTCAAAAACAAGTTGTAACTTACTTAGAAGAAGTTGGGGATTCTAAAAAACAAGAGAGAGAAGAATTAGGACCTAAGTTCTTAATTTATGCTTTAATCTTTGCAATCTTCGGTTTCTTATGGAAAGCGAAACAATGGAGAGAAGTTCACTAG
- a CDS encoding cytochrome b translates to MAKFEKANSVGEWLDQRLNTTALNKVMMTEYWIPKDINFLWAMGVLLATTFGILIISGIFLMMYYKPDIGLAFDSVNYTIMQEVAFGWLFRHMHGVAASVVFLVIYIHMFTGIYYGSYKQGREMIWISGMLLFMTFSAAGFSGYMLPWGQMSYWAAMVITNLFGGVPVIGDALVVWIRGDFNVADATLTRFFMLHVFLLPITIMGIIGVHFYTLRIPHVNNQSSDEFDYDEEAEKYLAGNKKESKVIPFWPVFISKDLAVLGIFLIFYFYLVFFHYNFAMDPVNFDPADNMVTPAHIYPEWYFLWSYEVLRGFFFDIAGFKAFDIGLIAFAFANGIFLVLPWLDRDPKILPAHKRPVFFIWFWILMVDLIVLTVYGKLPPTGTNAWVGFFAAVAFIVLFLVLPIVTKIDAKKRGDA, encoded by the coding sequence ATGGCAAAATTCGAAAAAGCTAACTCTGTTGGTGAGTGGTTAGACCAAAGGTTAAACACTACTGCACTTAACAAAGTAATGATGACTGAATATTGGATTCCAAAAGATATTAACTTCTTATGGGCAATGGGTGTATTATTAGCTACTACTTTTGGTATTTTAATAATCTCTGGTATTTTCTTAATGATGTACTACAAACCAGATATTGGTTTAGCATTTGATTCTGTAAACTACACAATTATGCAAGAAGTTGCATTTGGTTGGTTATTTAGACATATGCATGGTGTTGCTGCTTCTGTAGTATTCCTAGTTATTTATATTCACATGTTTACAGGTATCTACTATGGTTCTTATAAACAAGGAAGAGAAATGATCTGGATTTCAGGTATGTTATTATTCATGACATTCTCTGCTGCTGGATTCTCTGGATATATGTTACCATGGGGACAAATGTCTTACTGGGCTGCAATGGTTATTACTAACTTATTTGGTGGTGTTCCTGTAATTGGTGATGCTTTAGTTGTATGGATTAGAGGTGACTTCAACGTTGCTGATGCTACATTAACTAGATTCTTCATGTTACACGTATTCTTATTACCTATTACTATTATGGGTATTATCGGTGTTCACTTCTATACTTTAAGAATTCCTCACGTAAATAATCAATCATCTGATGAATTTGATTATGATGAAGAAGCTGAAAAGTATTTAGCTGGTAACAAAAAAGAGTCAAAAGTTATTCCTTTCTGGCCAGTATTTATTTCTAAAGATTTAGCTGTATTAGGTATATTCTTAATTTTCTACTTCTACTTAGTATTCTTCCATTATAACTTTGCAATGGATCCAGTTAACTTCGATCCTGCTGATAACATGGTTACTCCTGCGCATATTTACCCTGAGTGGTATTTCTTATGGTCGTACGAAGTATTAAGAGGATTCTTCTTTGATATTGCTGGATTTAAAGCATTTGATATTGGATTAATTGCATTTGCATTCGCAAATGGTATTTTCTTAGTATTACCTTGGTTAGATAGAGATCCAAAAATCTTACCAGCACATAAAAGACCTGTGTTCTTTATCTGGTTCTGGATATTAATGGTTGACTTAATTGTATTAACAGTATATGGTAAATTACCTCCTACAGGTACAAATGCATGGGTTGGATTCTTCGCAGCAGTTGCATTTATCGTATTATTCTTAGTATTACCAATCGTTACGAAAATTGATGCTAAAAAAAGGGGTGATGCATGA
- a CDS encoding Rieske 2Fe-2S domain-containing protein translates to MSNETNRRDFLGYSFAAVAAVGGAASLVGMKQAWDPLPSVLAGGFTKVELGELKPGKPVTVTWRGKPIFLLKKTAEMGENTRDLIIGSDRFTVAIGLCTHLGCIPAWKKDTWKCACHGGEFNPSGQQVFGPPPRPLDLPPFAVNGTAITLGEEGPEYKKIAAAMMA, encoded by the coding sequence ATGTCTAATGAAACTAATAGACGAGATTTTCTTGGTTATTCATTTGCTGCAGTAGCAGCTGTTGGTGGAGCTGCATCGCTTGTTGGTATGAAACAAGCATGGGATCCACTTCCAAGCGTACTTGCAGGTGGTTTTACGAAAGTAGAACTAGGTGAATTAAAACCAGGTAAACCAGTAACTGTAACATGGAGAGGAAAACCAATTTTCCTTCTTAAGAAAACTGCCGAAATGGGAGAGAACACAAGAGATTTAATAATCGGATCTGACAGATTTACTGTTGCTATTGGATTATGTACTCACTTAGGTTGTATTCCAGCATGGAAAAAAGATACGTGGAAATGTGCATGTCACGGTGGGGAATTCAACCCTTCAGGACAGCAAGTATTTGGACCTCCTCCAAGACCACTTGATTTACCACCATTTGCTGTAAATGGAACTGCTATCACTTTAGGTGAAGAAGGTCCAGAATACAAAAAAATCGCTGCTGCGATGATGGCATAA
- the thrC gene encoding threonine synthase: MNFIETRGNDGVKSPEVSFSEAILNPSASFGGLYVPKELPTLDENFILNHINADYKEIAYSILKAFQIDIDEEEIKKALDLYDNFDNAGDPCPVVRVKDDLFVHEQYHGPTRAFKDMALQPFGSILSSIAKKRDEKYLILAATSGDTGPAALNTFKNKENIQVACLYPEGGTSDVQRLQMVCEDGENLKVLGIKGNFDDAQSALKSLLASESFKEELKNDGIKLSAANSVNFGRIIFQIIYHFHSYIELLKQGEVEYGEEIYLVVPSGNFGNVLGGFYAKSMGVPIKKLLVASNENKILTEWINTGVYDIRDKELKLTKSPAMDILKSSNIERVIFSLYGAERTKEFMENLNEKGIFEMTKEETLALQELFSAVNSDDAYGAKVIKSFLDDGYLMDPHTATCMKAYEELREEKIPTVIYSTAEWTKFSPTVLNALNNDNIKYADKDALEEISSKYKAHLPQSIKDLFSAKINHDLVIEKENIEKEIVKFIRES, translated from the coding sequence ATGAATTTTATAGAAACTAGAGGAAATGATGGTGTTAAATCACCAGAAGTATCGTTTTCAGAAGCAATTTTAAATCCAAGTGCATCTTTTGGTGGATTATATGTACCAAAAGAGTTACCTACTTTAGATGAAAACTTTATATTAAATCATATTAATGCTGACTATAAAGAGATTGCATACTCTATTTTAAAAGCATTCCAAATTGATATTGATGAAGAAGAGATCAAAAAAGCATTAGATTTATATGATAACTTTGACAATGCAGGAGACCCATGCCCTGTTGTTAGAGTAAAAGATGACTTATTTGTACATGAGCAATACCATGGTCCTACAAGAGCCTTTAAAGATATGGCATTACAACCATTTGGTTCAATTCTAAGTTCAATTGCAAAAAAAAGAGATGAAAAATACCTTATTCTTGCAGCTACATCGGGAGATACAGGACCAGCAGCTTTAAATACTTTCAAAAATAAAGAGAATATTCAAGTTGCTTGTTTATATCCAGAAGGTGGAACATCTGATGTTCAAAGACTTCAAATGGTATGTGAAGATGGAGAAAATCTTAAAGTTCTAGGAATTAAGGGTAACTTTGATGATGCACAATCTGCACTTAAAAGTCTTTTAGCTTCTGAATCATTCAAAGAAGAGCTTAAAAATGATGGTATTAAATTATCAGCAGCAAACTCTGTAAACTTTGGAAGAATTATCTTCCAAATCATTTATCACTTCCATTCGTACATTGAATTACTTAAACAAGGTGAGGTAGAATACGGTGAAGAGATCTATTTAGTTGTTCCTTCTGGTAACTTTGGAAACGTTTTGGGTGGATTCTACGCAAAATCAATGGGTGTACCTATCAAAAAGTTACTTGTTGCTTCAAATGAGAATAAAATCTTAACTGAGTGGATTAACACAGGTGTTTATGATATTAGAGATAAAGAGTTAAAATTAACTAAATCACCTGCAATGGATATTCTAAAATCATCAAATATTGAGAGAGTTATTTTCTCATTATATGGTGCAGAAAGAACTAAAGAGTTTATGGAAAACCTAAATGAAAAAGGTATCTTTGAAATGACTAAAGAAGAGACTTTAGCATTACAAGAATTATTCTCAGCTGTTAACTCAGATGATGCATATGGTGCAAAAGTTATTAAATCATTCTTAGATGATGGATACCTTATGGATCCCCATACAGCCACTTGTATGAAAGCATATGAAGAATTAAGAGAAGAAAAAATACCAACAGTAATTTATTCAACTGCTGAGTGGACTAAGTTCTCACCAACAGTTTTAAATGCTTTAAATAATGACAATATTAAGTATGCAGATAAAGATGCATTAGAAGAAATTTCTTCAAAATATAAAGCTCATTTACCACAAAGTATTAAAGATTTATTTTCTGCAAAAATCAATCACGACTTAGTAATTGAAAAAGAAAATATCGAAAAAGAAATCGTTAAATTTATTAGAGAATCATAA
- the argB gene encoding acetylglutamate kinase produces the protein MQKKHQKVQTLLDAIPHIKKFYGKTIVIKYGGSAQTSPELKEKFAEDIVLLSLVGIKPVIVHGGGARISELLEKLEIKSEFVDGHRVTSEETMRVVEMVLSGEINKNITSLLNHHGAKAIGISGKDSSIINAKPKADGKFGYTGVVTSVNGEMINNLIKEGFIPVIAPIADSAKPNHPGFNINADVAASQVAAAVGAQKVLFLTDTVGVLDKEGTLLTSLDKADVEAYKEDGTIGGGMIPKVDSCIDAIYNGVNKAHIIDGRVEHSILLELFTSDGIGTQFLRKDNPNNGIDLEKLINDEV, from the coding sequence ATGCAAAAGAAACATCAAAAAGTCCAAACTCTACTTGATGCAATTCCTCATATTAAAAAGTTTTATGGAAAAACTATTGTAATTAAGTATGGTGGATCTGCACAAACAAGTCCTGAGCTAAAAGAAAAATTTGCTGAAGATATTGTTTTATTATCATTAGTTGGTATTAAACCTGTAATTGTACACGGTGGTGGAGCTAGGATTTCTGAACTACTAGAAAAACTAGAAATCAAGTCTGAGTTTGTTGATGGACATAGAGTAACTAGTGAAGAAACTATGAGAGTAGTTGAAATGGTTTTATCTGGTGAAATCAATAAAAATATCACTTCTTTACTAAATCACCATGGAGCTAAAGCTATTGGTATTTCAGGTAAAGACTCTTCGATCATAAATGCTAAACCTAAAGCGGATGGAAAATTTGGTTACACAGGTGTTGTAACAAGTGTAAATGGTGAAATGATTAATAATCTTATTAAAGAGGGTTTCATTCCAGTAATTGCTCCAATTGCTGATAGTGCTAAACCAAATCACCCAGGATTTAATATTAATGCTGATGTAGCAGCTTCTCAAGTTGCAGCTGCTGTTGGGGCACAAAAAGTATTATTCCTAACAGATACTGTTGGAGTATTAGACAAAGAAGGTACATTATTAACTTCACTTGATAAAGCAGATGTGGAAGCTTACAAAGAAGATGGAACAATTGGTGGAGGAATGATACCAAAAGTTGATTCTTGTATTGATGCTATTTATAATGGTGTTAATAAAGCGCACATTATTGATGGTAGAGTTGAACATTCAATTTTATTAGAACTATTTACAAGTGATGGTATTGGGACACAGTTTTTGAGAAAAGACAATCCGAATAATGGAATTGATTTAGAAAAACTAATTAACGACGAAGTATAA
- a CDS encoding GGDEF domain-containing protein, which yields MIFLMFVFMIVNFTYNFRDYGIKSIDNKATILAETVKHSLTTQMQTGVIDQRHIFLKQLEDLPNINKIWLSRSHQVIEMYGKGLNNEVARDDIDKEVLKTGNEIKIIDEKLFSNSTYRITIPYKAYSTGQINCMNCHTTAKEGDTLGAITITIPVDDSKQMGINTVIDTTGIALILIVAIGFLINYLISPFLKLFDSIKKVMSKAQKGDYSYRVLDVNNKDAQEVIVWVNTLLEKLESTLGNIDSKISIFLSNKQKEELDPLINVKNTVDRLSDVYKFRKTIEHDDTLDEIYERLATMIRRNLNVENFNLLEADTRTGKVHNVYVSKESYCNLDNGCRADKTNDIVDSTRFENVCAACKKDDLNYFCIPYSISNDLDLIVSIYTNSEEETAQVREKLPYLDDYVDSAKTVIISNKLMNILEKNARTDPLTQLYNRKHLEEQIPKITSQANRTSTNYGVLMVDIDHFKMVNDTYGHDVGDKAIKIVAQTLVENTRNSDVVVRFGGEEFIVLLYNCDEESIVDVANKIRLAFLNKEIPAGNTTIKKTMSVGASMFPAHHKDLDACIKFADLALYEAKNTGRNKVILFTEELAKKES from the coding sequence ATGATATTTTTAATGTTTGTTTTCATGATTGTAAACTTCACGTATAACTTCAGAGATTATGGTATTAAAAGTATTGATAATAAAGCTACAATTTTAGCTGAAACTGTAAAACACTCTCTAACAACTCAAATGCAAACTGGAGTAATAGATCAAAGACATATATTCTTAAAACAACTAGAAGACCTACCTAATATCAATAAAATTTGGTTAAGTAGAAGTCATCAAGTTATAGAGATGTATGGCAAAGGACTGAACAATGAAGTCGCCCGGGACGACATTGATAAAGAAGTTTTAAAAACTGGAAATGAAATAAAAATCATTGACGAAAAACTTTTCTCAAATAGTACATATAGAATCACTATTCCATACAAGGCATATTCAACTGGACAAATTAATTGTATGAATTGTCATACAACAGCAAAAGAAGGTGATACTTTAGGAGCTATAACAATTACAATTCCTGTTGATGATTCTAAACAAATGGGTATAAATACTGTTATAGATACAACAGGTATTGCTCTGATTTTAATAGTCGCAATTGGCTTCTTAATTAATTATTTAATTTCACCTTTCCTAAAATTATTTGACTCTATTAAAAAAGTTATGAGTAAGGCTCAAAAAGGTGATTATTCATATAGAGTTCTTGATGTTAATAACAAAGATGCACAAGAAGTTATAGTTTGGGTTAACACTTTATTAGAAAAACTAGAAAGCACTTTAGGAAACATTGATTCTAAAATATCTATTTTCTTATCTAATAAACAAAAAGAAGAACTCGATCCATTAATTAACGTAAAAAATACTGTTGATAGATTATCTGATGTATATAAATTTAGAAAAACCATAGAACATGATGATACCCTTGATGAAATATATGAGAGATTAGCAACAATGATTAGAAGAAATCTAAATGTTGAAAACTTTAATTTATTAGAAGCCGATACAAGAACAGGTAAAGTTCATAATGTATATGTTAGTAAAGAGAGTTACTGTAATTTAGATAATGGATGTAGAGCAGATAAAACAAATGATATTGTTGACTCAACTAGATTTGAAAATGTTTGTGCAGCATGTAAAAAAGACGATTTAAATTACTTCTGTATTCCATATTCAATCTCAAACGATTTAGATTTAATTGTTTCTATTTATACAAATTCAGAAGAAGAAACAGCACAAGTAAGAGAAAAATTACCATATTTAGATGATTATGTTGATTCTGCTAAAACTGTAATTATTTCAAATAAACTAATGAATATTTTAGAAAAAAATGCAAGAACAGATCCATTAACACAATTATATAATAGGAAGCATTTAGAAGAACAAATTCCTAAAATTACTTCTCAAGCAAATAGAACAAGTACAAATTATGGTGTTTTAATGGTTGATATTGATCACTTTAAAATGGTAAATGATACTTATGGACATGATGTAGGAGATAAAGCAATTAAAATTGTTGCTCAAACACTTGTTGAAAATACAAGAAACTCTGATGTTGTCGTTAGATTTGGTGGAGAAGAATTTATTGTTTTATTATACAACTGTGATGAAGAAAGTATAGTTGATGTAGCAAATAAAATTAGATTAGCATTCTTAAATAAAGAAATTCCAGCAGGAAATACAACAATCAAAAAAACAATGAGTGTAGGAGCTTCAATGTTCCCAGCTCATCATAAAGATTTAGATGCTTGTATTAAATTTGCTGATTTAGCTTTATATGAAGCAAAAAATACAGGAAGAAACAAAGTAATTCTTTTTACAGAAGAATTAGCAAAAAAAGAGTCTTAA